In Gemmatimonadaceae bacterium, a genomic segment contains:
- the rplC gene encoding 50S ribosomal protein L3 — protein sequence MIGIIGKKLGMTQIFNEAGQQVPCTVIEAEPNAVTHVVDQAAAGYASVQLGYGKQRVTRPSKAKERTPRGRRATKAAIGHATRAGLDAAPRVLRSFRLDDGPGSAKTQEIPTYALGDVIKVDIFAPGDRVKVTGTTKGRGFQGVVKRHGFGGGPNTHGNTKHRRPGSIGPGTDPSRVIKGKKMPGHYGAERHTQTHLRVEKIDAERNLIYVRGAVAGPRNGIVLVRKQG from the coding sequence ATGATCGGAATCATCGGCAAGAAGCTGGGCATGACCCAGATCTTCAACGAGGCGGGACAGCAGGTGCCGTGCACCGTGATCGAAGCGGAGCCGAATGCGGTCACGCACGTCGTCGACCAAGCCGCCGCCGGCTATGCGTCGGTGCAGCTCGGCTACGGCAAGCAGCGTGTGACGCGCCCGTCCAAGGCCAAGGAGCGGACGCCGCGTGGACGCCGCGCGACCAAGGCGGCGATAGGACATGCGACGCGCGCCGGACTCGACGCCGCGCCGCGGGTGCTGCGTTCGTTCCGGCTGGACGACGGGCCGGGCAGCGCGAAGACGCAGGAGATTCCGACCTACGCGTTAGGCGATGTGATCAAGGTCGACATTTTCGCGCCGGGCGACCGCGTGAAGGTCACCGGGACCACGAAGGGACGCGGATTCCAGGGCGTGGTGAAGCGCCACGGCTTTGGCGGCGGACCGAACACGCACGGCAACACGAAACATCGGCGGCCGGGTTCGATCGGACCGGGCACGGATCCGTCGCGCGTGATCAAGGGCAAGAAGATGCCGGGACACTACGGCGCCGAGCGCCACACGCAGACGCACCTGCGCGTCGAGAAGATCGACGCCGAACGCAATCTCATTTACGTACGCGGCG
- the tuf gene encoding elongation factor Tu (EF-Tu; promotes GTP-dependent binding of aminoacyl-tRNA to the A-site of ribosomes during protein biosynthesis; when the tRNA anticodon matches the mRNA codon, GTP hydrolysis results; the inactive EF-Tu-GDP leaves the ribosome and release of GDP is promoted by elongation factor Ts; many prokaryotes have two copies of the gene encoding EF-Tu), whose product EMVMPGDNIQMEITLITPIAMDEGLRFAIREGGRTVGAGVVTKIIK is encoded by the coding sequence GAGATGGTGATGCCGGGGGACAACATCCAGATGGAGATCACGCTGATCACGCCGATCGCCATGGATGAGGGGCTGCGGTTCGCCATTCGCGAAGGCGGGCGCACGGTCGGCGCCGGCGTCGTCACCAAGATCATCAAGTAA
- the rpsJ gene encoding 30S ribosomal protein S10 codes for MQHMAGRIRIRLKAFDHAVIDQAAADIVRTAEKTGAQVSGPIPLPTKTQRWTVLRSPHVDKKSREQFELKTHKRVIDILDSRAQTVDALTKLDLPAGVDVEIKVE; via the coding sequence GTGCAACACATGGCCGGTAGAATTCGGATTCGTCTCAAGGCATTCGATCACGCGGTGATCGATCAGGCGGCGGCGGACATCGTGCGCACGGCGGAGAAAACCGGCGCGCAGGTGTCGGGGCCGATTCCGCTCCCGACCAAGACGCAGCGATGGACCGTGTTGCGGTCGCCGCACGTCGACAAGAAGTCGCGGGAGCAGTTCGAGCTCAAGACGCACAAGCGGGTGATCGACATCCTCGATTCGCGCGCGCAGACGGTGGATGCGCTGACCAAGCTGGATCTGCCGGCGGGCGTGGACGTCGAGATCAAGGTCGAATAG